Genomic segment of Hydra vulgaris chromosome 11, alternate assembly HydraT2T_AEP:
GTGTAAAGAAGCTTATGGACTACTTTTGGGATAAAATTTAAGACTTTTAGGTTAGAGgaacaatcaatttttgaacCTGGAGTCCTTAGGTATAATGGTGGCAAGGACTTTGAGACTCCAGGCTTGGATctcatgaattttttattatattgcagATCATAAGTCACTTAACATTTTTAACGCTCCTAGACACCACAGGCCAggaaaaaacaaagatataaagCCGAATTCCTTTTGAGACTCTGCATCCCTGGTTAaagattttgtattaaaaattttgttccaACCTGATGTTGACCAAAAGCAGTTCAAAGGCAGCAATAAATTGCtgaccttaatttttttaattctgaggCTGAAGttgtaataaattattgtagaaaacctttttactgctgttgtgaaattttttacctaaaaCTAACTAACCtcattaaagaaaagaaaatactttaagtttaaacttttcatcatatttaatttaaactttttataatcattttacattCAATGATTTCTGTTTATTTCAATGTATAAGGGTTGAATGTTAGGCTTTGTTAATagacactgttaaaaattttctaaatatcttGAAATCCTAAGTTGTAAGATAAAATGCgaaaaattataataagaaaataactttgcatCAGACAATCTTTATTTGCCTTAAGTTTTATCTATAAAGACAATTGTTCTTAAGAAAGTTCtcgtgaaaaattttttttgttttcatgaaaaaaatgattatgattagaaatattatgatttaattatattatgatTCAGCGCCCCTTGGGCCATTTTTAAGTCCTGCTCAAGGAAGGCAACCAACCATTGTTCATTTTATCagaaaatattatcaaagaTTGGTTGCCCAACCCCCtttcagaaaagttttaaagaagGGCAGGGGGCATTGATGTCTGGCACCTATTTCAACCCCTTGTATAActgttaatattaaattgtaactaatttgtttattataattgtacataattatatataattaaatgttaCACCTAATCATAGATAGTGCATGACATCCTAAGAAAAATCAGTTGCCTGATTTCTGCTAATCAATCTAAAGTCATAACAAAAAGCGTCTTATGTGGCGTTGATACTAAAAGTATTTACAGAAATACTTTCATGCGTAACATagcattgttattttttatatcttttactaGTAATAAAGTCAACTTCTTTGAGAGCTGCCACAATATAACACAGGTTGACAGAAAACAATACAATATAGGTTGGTATCTACATCAGGCTGCTAGATGAAGAGGTGTGGCCTGCTAGATGAAGGGGTGTTGCTAGATGAGGCCTTTTACAAGACAGTAATAGACAGATGCAGTTAACATATGCCCAAGCTGagtaattttataaagataCCATCACTAGCCTTTAACAACCTAAAGCCCTAAGACAAGAAGTACTTTTAAGTCAGAGTTAAAGTCAGACTTCTCTTTTAGTTGCTTTAatctttatttgattaaattaaaatttaaaacaacaaaaattttaatttaataaagtgaatttatattattaaacttaaatttatattttatatttatattatatttatattatatttatattatatgtatattatatttatattatatttatattatatttatattatatttatattatattttatatttatattatatttttataatttatatgatatatttatatgcggtagtggtgtagtggtaagagcgctcgcttcataagcgagaggttcggagttcgactcccaccacgtccctggaagtaccgcgctcaactaagtttctccgcgcagcggccttgctcggaaaggttcgtgtttcggagttaaagagttgagagagggttgtaccacgaataacaactaaaaaaaaaaaaaaaaaaaaaaaaaaaaaaaaaaaaaaatgagtagcctcctcgactgtagtggccccccctcgggccttggggaggtgaataatctaaaaaaaaaaaaaaaaaaatatttacattttagtcGTTTATATTTAAGTTGTGCAGTGTTTAGTATAAGGCAACTTTAAAAagactaaataaacaaataaaataaaacaagataataaTGATAGTATGGTCTATGGAAGAAACCTCAAAGTCAAACCAGTTTTAGTAAGTTTTAGCTCTAAGTTGATTCCACAtgtggttatttttttaagcaatcgAAGGTGGTCTAAGGATGTCCAGatgttttttcaattagatGAGACATGTTTTATGtctaaatataagtaaataatgtTTGGGATTTGGATTCTAAGCATATTCAATCTCTAGGAGTGGTCCTGACTGCACAGTTAGTCATTTTGGAGGTGGCTTTGGTTTGTCAAGActtcttctttatttttgtttgtttatttttatgtagtttaagaattcaatttaattaaatttaattatacaagTAAGAATCTAGGCAGTttaagaatttaattaaaataattttaattatataaataagaatctAGGAAAGGCATAAACTCAATGACCTCTATAGACGATAGACTAGAGTCTTTGTTCTTTCTAGGACTTTTCCTAATTCCTGACACCTTAGGGTCAGTGCTGCAAAGCACCAAACAAAAAACCAGACAAAACTATGACATCATGAGGAGAACTTCCTGGTACAGTGCTCCATGTTGTGCTTAAACACCTTGTTGGAGGACTTGTGTACTCTAACACAGATTCAACTGGAATGGCTATTTTGCTTACAACCTTATGGCAGTGCTAACATTTTATGTACATCCTGAGGCATACGAGATCATTTGTACAGGTTGATAAGCAGTTTCCAGTTTATACTGATACAGCTTGTTAGGCTCCACCTTCTCATTGCTGGAGAGGATATAGAGAATAATGTAAAACCTCATCATTAGCTTTTCATTCACACCTAGAATCTCTGCTTGCTATTGGTACCCCCTAAAAAACCTCCTGGCATTATTGCCAtcattttaatcaataaataattttttgttcaacttACTTATGATTACATGAATTAAATACTTTAGTTATCTCATTATCACATTTAAAGTGTTAAACATTAATTGCTAgtatattagtatttaaaaagcATGATAAAATGCAACCATTTTCTAACATCAACCTCCAAACAAAGtagatttatgaaaaaaatgtttattattacatCACATAAATTGCTAACAATCATAATAAATTAAAgagttactttaatttattatgaCTGTTAGCTTCATAAGTTAAATTGAGCATTTGCAAAATGTAATGTTCTAAAGGGAATTTgcaatcttaaaaattttacttaaaagaaatcttaattttttcaattaataaatagtttattttttaattaaaacattccattcttaaaactattcagtttttattttatttattgcttgTGTTACTGACCACCAAATTATTTAATTGCAATGTAGTCATGGAATTGAAATGGTAACTTATCTTAAGTTATAATCTAacctcaaaacttttttatgtggtcaaaaaatatatacaacatttataattttgttttaggtgccccaagaagaccttaTGGTCTTGTCATAAAGCATTGTGGAACATCATAACTAGGATATTCATACCTCCTTTTTTATCAATGACGAAAAATATGCCCAGAGCTTGCTTTGAACCCTGGATCGCTTGcttttaaagcaaataattCAACCACTACGCCACAGCtgctaaccactgcgccacacaTAATGTTTGCAAAAagacttttcttattttaataatgaattaataataaaagatccCAAACCTCCGAGACatattgtgttcatattaaagagaatgctaaaaaaaatgtttaggctaaattttttgattaaaaaaaaaggttaaatgcataccaagaaaaactaacttttttgttttagatgaagCTCTCCACCGTTTTGTTGTAGCCTAAATAGTCCTCATAATGTATaccgcaatctacagacttgataatttattctaGCGTGTTTTATTCCTATGAGTTTGAGTACATGGCGtcattgatttattttgttagtttagaagatcaattttgtaaacaaaaaaacaaaccaatGACATCATGTAAAACTCTTACAACAAAATGGATAAGGTGAGTtttgactaaaataaaattagtttttctttgtatgcatttattcttttgttttaatcaaaaaaatttagcctaaacttttttttatcattctctttaatatgaacatgTCTCGgaggtttgggatccctttaaagagCGAATAAACCATTTAATTCTAGTCTGGCTTGATTTCaatattccattgtttttttacagCTGTTTCAATATATTTCAATAGCTTTTAATATGCTCACAAACAGGGGtgtggagttgtaaaaaaaaaaaattaccaactcCCACTCCGACTCCAATCATTGAAATTTTCAGAGTAAAACTCCAACTCTGACTCCAAAGCTAAACGAATATCAAAATGccaaatatatgtaaaattctTTGAAGGttgaatattttgtacatgcacctgcaataccgagaagttttactattggagtcagaattgcgattttgtttagcaactcCAACTCCACTACAAATGTTGTCACTCCACGACTCCAACTCCATCACCCTtcttacataaattttatattatagtgAGAAATAAGCGTAagcttaaattttgaaaaattgaaattttttaaacattaacgATTTATAAAGCTTGATtatacttaaagtttttttcatatcagttttttttttttgttaataacaagtaaaatttaataattggaAGGGGCTCTTAATAAGCATGGGGTGGGTGAGAAAAATTTCCGAAAGTTAATAAACATCCTCTTCCTTGTAAAACTGATATACTGAGCTTAAAATAATAGtaggtaaaaaattatttcgttTTAGAGTGCTGAGGATCTTtagattacattaaaaaaaaagaaactcccTCTATATAGAAATAGGTTTTAGGGGGGTTTTCCTCATCCTTACCGTACGCTGCctcaaattaaaatgaatgataatgtaatttttttttttagatattaaagaCAAGTTTAAAAGTTCTTTAGAGAGTGGTCTTTTGGAAGTGATAGTACCATCACCCAACTATTATCCTCCATTGGATGAACTTCCTTCTACATTCAATGATCCTCCAGAACGAGTGAAGTGGAGAGCAAAACAAAATCTTGACTATGCATTTTTGATGATGTATGCTCAGCCTCGTGCCGTGTTTTATGTACAGTTGGAAGATGATATTATTGCAACTCCGGGTTATGCAACTACTATTAAAGCGTTTGCAATGCAACAGGCAACAAATAACTGGTTCATGCTTGAATTTTCGTCACTCGGTTTTATAGGTAAAACGTTTCATTCATATCATTTAAGCATTTTAGTcgaattttttcttatattttataaagataaaccAAACGATTGGCTTCTGGATCACATTTTTTGGGTTAAGGTGTGCAACCCAGAAGGAGACGATAAACAGTGTCAAAAGGATAAAGCACTTTTGCGTGTTCGGTTTAAACCTTCTTTATTCCAGCATATTGGAAAATTATCTTCTctgaaaggaaaaaaacaaaatttagttgATAAGGAATTCAAAACGGCAATGCTGTTTCAAGCACATTTAAATCCTAAAgcagtaataaaaacaaattttgaagaGTATCAAACTTTTACAGCAGTTCGTGGTTATTTAGGCCATTCTTATTTGTGGGCCCTTACTCCAAAAAAAGATCAAGTTCTTCGCATTTTGTTTTCAGAGCCCCAGAAGGTtgtaagttatttatttaagacaGGAAATCCTGAGCATCCAACGGATATACTTACAAATGCAACTGTTGAGGCATTAACTTTAGATAATAAACAGTATCGAGAGAAAAATAACGGAGCATCAGATTCTGGCGATATAAGTAGTCCATTTATAAACAGTGATTATATCATTTTGGGACTTTTTAACGAAAATGGATTAGCTTTCGGAAAAGTAAGTAATAGTATTGGTTTGATTGCTGAAATAAGAATCCGAGTACTTGAGAGCATGGTCGAGAACTGGGTAgcattttatgaaattttcattgaaaCTGGTTCTTAGTTAGAATGATTTAACTTAAATACTTAGTGACAGagttagtaaatatttttttgtagaagGAGCTACAATCAGACTATTATAATTCCTTTACTTCTTTTGTATATCATGATTTTACTCAAAacgttaacaaaatatatttatatcaaaatgtttaGTTAGTAATTagcatattatttataaatcaatagcgtgtttatttttctaattttgttatcTCTTTCTCCATAAATAGATAATTTACTTGATATTGCTTAATCTTGGTTGGTTTTGAGTCAAAAGCAttgacgatatatatatatatatatatatatatatatatatatatatatatatatatatatatatatatatatatatatatatatatatatatatatatatatatatatggcgaGTGACACTCTAtaacctattaaaaataaaccgAAAATGgcctatatataaatatttatatttatatataggcCTCGGTTGGAGTAAATGAGTGCGGGAGCGGAGAAAAGCTCTCATAAAATAAACATGGCGAGCCATGCGAGCTGCTCCTCTAAACAGCTTTTCAAGAGGGCTTCCGGTTTTGAGGCGAGCTGTCTGTTTActtattaatacttattttatatatatatatatatatatatatatatatatatatatatatatatatatatatatatatatatatatatatatacatacattgttgttctttattacaatatacaagataaagataaaaataaatatgaaaaattacgAGAAaggtattgttaaaatataaagaatgaaaataagtattttttcattttttaaactactgagTCTTCTTAACCGATGAAATATGCGAATAATTATctctaaatttctaaataaatatccCGTAAATGTGCGagtaattatttctaaatttctaaataaatatccCATCTAAAATGACATTAGTTGGGAAATAGAATGGGGATAAGAACGCCAATACAGGGTCTCCCACTTCATTTCGACAACATATCATTCAGTTTCGACATTGTATCAGTACAATTCGACAATGTTTCATTCAATTTCGACACCGTTGCATTTGATTTCGACTGTTTTGCATTCAATTTCGACAGCGCTAAGAATACTTTagataatatagaaataaaacagTTAGATacttaataaattcatttagataatataattttttagtttgtatataaaataaagtttaaacaaaaatttatcattaataaaataatgttaatgcAAATACTGgcctaataaaaataaaaaaatactaaagtaaGTTTATTCTTCAGTAATTGGTTCTCTTCTTGAACGCGGACTCATATACCTAAGCACGTGtccaaattaattattacagtTTGTGCTAGTAATATTCAATGCatcgttttttatattttcaagcaGTCCTAGACAAACATCTTCTGAAAAACTGTTTCCATTcagaaaacatattttcaataggatttaaaaaGGGAGAATATGGAGATAAAAACATGAAAGAATGCCCAGCACGAAATATTTCATCTTGAACAACAGCAACTTCATGAAAACGAACATTGTCTAAAATTAAGATAACTCCAACAACTTCATTAACAGCTAATTGTGCTAATACTAgaagaataaaatataaaaaggtttctctattaaatgctctttttGTGCTTCACATTTCAAAATTCCGTTTTTGTTGATTGTACAAAATGGAAATATTTCTTGACCGTATATTGTCCACCGTTTGCGTGGCCTTCTTTCCAGCTAAAAAAGGTCCCTTTCTAATTTGCCTTAAAAGACTAAATCCtacttcatcaataaaaaatattttattgtcattCATAGAAGACAAAATGTTCATGGATCTTTCTGCATAAGTAgctctttcattaaaaaacgtCTTCAGAATTTCTGTTCTCTGGAATATTggatttttgttcaaaaagtctttgtttaatttcCTTAAGAGTTATTCCACAATTATCATCAATCCAATTTTTGATTTATACCTTGGATTcttctgttaattttttgtttctagaaCCACCTTTTAATTTCCGTTCTATCGgcaaaccatttttatattttttaacaattgaaaaaattgtagttcgtttaaatccaaaa
This window contains:
- the LOC100200548 gene encoding alpha-1,3-mannosyl-glycoprotein 4-beta-N-acetylglucosaminyltransferase B isoform X2, which produces MFTYNNLRKNRFGIFVFLILFVMCIIFIWQKQNENEAILRRYELAKNTVPPLLYENIKKLKDNLLKLEFENSIRMQEMLDLRRKLKEKFNESSTDILLSLPNIYSRLPHLLGHNDALAPYIHLTKNRKASLVFGVPTVYREHSYLNQMLTSMITGLNDKEKEDVLIVVFVGERNEKYINEVVKDIKDKFKSSLESGLLEVIVPSPNYYPPLDELPSTFNDPPERVKWRAKQNLDYAFLMMYAQPRAVFYVQLEDDIIATPGYATTIKAFAMQQATNNWFMLEFSSLGFIGKTFHSYHLSILVEFFLIFYKDKPNDWLLDHIFWVKVCNPEGDDKQCQKDKALLRVRFKPSLFQHIGKLSSLKGKKQNLVDKEFKTAMLFQAHLNPKAVIKTNFEEYQTFTAVRGYLGHSYLWALTPKKDQVLRILFSEPQKVVSYLFKTGNPEHPTDILTNATVEALTLDNKQYREKNNGASDSGDISSPFINSDYIILGLFNENGLAFGKVSNSIGLIAEIRIRVLESMVENWVAFYEIFIETGS